One bacterium DNA window includes the following coding sequences:
- a CDS encoding flagellar basal body-associated FliL family protein, which produces MAEETKQPLNVVDGKATPLAEGAAKGKKKEKKVKEKGNGKGKGKILIFLVLILAIGGIGVVKMKSNKPGHKVEEKPKLGESLVLEEFLLNLKNEHYLRMTIALGLLEGTNAEGMKEKEPEIRNVVIMLASDLTMDELGSTEGKLKLAEEIKAKVNETLSGGEKDAKPVVLEIFYSGFAMQ; this is translated from the coding sequence ATGGCCGAAGAGACTAAACAACCGCTCAACGTCGTAGATGGTAAGGCTACCCCCCTCGCAGAGGGCGCCGCTAAGGGCAAGAAAAAAGAAAAAAAGGTTAAGGAAAAAGGCAATGGCAAGGGCAAAGGCAAGATATTGATTTTCCTCGTCCTGATTTTGGCTATTGGGGGTATAGGCGTAGTCAAAATGAAATCCAATAAGCCAGGCCATAAAGTAGAAGAAAAACCTAAATTGGGCGAATCCCTTGTCTTAGAGGAGTTTCTACTCAACCTCAAGAACGAACACTACCTTCGTATGACCATCGCTCTTGGTTTATTAGAAGGCACAAACGCCGAAGGGATGAAAGAGAAAGAGCCTGAAATTCGAAATGTGGTCATCATGCTTGCCTCAGACCTTACGATGGATGAATTAGGATCAACCGAAGGCAAACTGAAGCTTGCCGAGGAAATCAAAGCCAAAGTCAATGAAACGCTTTCCGGAGGCGAAAAAGACGCTAAACCGGTGGTGCTGGAGATTTTCTACTCCGGTTTCGCCATGCAGTAA